The Xiphias gladius isolate SHS-SW01 ecotype Sanya breed wild chromosome 7, ASM1685928v1, whole genome shotgun sequence genome window below encodes:
- the dusp14 gene encoding dual specificity protein phosphatase 14 yields MGSRSQGFFHNHHHHHHRSSMVPATVPRLLPENGSLLGGIAQITPNLFLSRGNVASNRSLLLSKGITCVVNATIELPNFNWPHMEYVKVPLADMPHSPISLYFDSVADKIHSVGRKRGAVLVHCAAGVSRSASLCLAYLMKYHRVSLAEAHAWVKARRPVIRPNGGFWRQLIEYERKLFGRNSVKMVQTPYGIIPDVYERDRRSLAPYWGL; encoded by the coding sequence ATGGGCTCCCGCAGCCAAGGCTTCTtccacaaccaccaccaccaccaccatcgtAGCTCCATGGTGCCCGCTACGGTGCCCAGGCTGCTGCCTGAGAACGGCAGCCTGCTCGGGGGCATCGCACAAATCACCCCCAACCTCTTCCTCAGCAGAGGGAACGTGGCATCAAACCGCAGCCTGCTGCTGTCTAAGGGCATCACCTGCGTGGTCAACGCCACCATCGAGCTCCCAAACTTCAACTGGCCTCACATGGAGTATGTGAAGGTCCCGCTGGCAGATATGCCCCACTCCCCCATCTCCCTATACTTTGACAGCGTGGCTGATAAGATCCACAGCGTGGGACGTAAGCGAGGGGCAGTGCTGGTGCACTGTGCAGCGGGGGTGAGCCGCTCAGCCTCTCTGTGCCTGGCGTACCTCATGAAGTATCACCGCGTGTCTCTGGCCGAGGCCCACGCCTGGGTCAAAGCCCGCCGCCCCGTCATCAGGCCCAACGGTGGCTTCTGGCGGCAGCTCATTGAGTACGAGAGGAAGCTCTTTGGTAGAAACTCTGTTAAGATGGTGCAGACGCCCTACGGGATCATACCCGATGTTTATGAGAGGGACCGCAGGAGCCTGGCTCCATACTGGGGCCTGTGA